From a single Parambassis ranga chromosome 2, fParRan2.1, whole genome shotgun sequence genomic region:
- the cdc123 gene encoding translation initiation factor eIF2 assembly protein isoform X2, translating into MKKEQVVNCQFSVWYPIFKKHTIKSLILPLPQNVIDYLLDDGTLVVSGSDHNTQQTHTNNSDLDAEEDIQWSDDETTTTVTAPEFPEFTAKVLEAINALGGRVFPKLNWSAPRDANWIALNSSLQCHSLSDIFLLFKSSDFITHDLTQPFLQCSDQDSPDPVVNYELVLRKWSELIPGGEFRCFVKENKLIAISQRDYTQYYQHILKQEEQICQAIQEFFSQHIQYNFLDEDFVFDVYRDSQGRVWLIDLNPFGEVTDSLLFSWNELTSGGEIAQEGPAFRYTTSEVTVQPSPCLSYRIPRDFVDLSTGEDAYKLIDFLKLKKSQQEESEEEEEENAAQ; encoded by the exons TAATAGACTACTTACTGGACGATGGGACACTGGTAGTCTCTGGAAG tgaccacaacacacaacagacacacactaacaacagTGACCTGGATGCAGAGGAAGACATTCAG TGGTCAGATGATGAGACAACAACCACTGTCACT GCTCCTGAGTTCCCAGAATTCACTGCTAAAGTGCTGGAGGCAATAAACGCCCTGGGTGGGCGTGTCTTTCCCAAACTCAACTGGAGTGCTCCACGG GATGCAAACTGGATCGCTCTGAACAGCTCCCTGCAGTGTCACAGCCTCAGTGATATATTTTTGCTCTTCAAAAGTTCAGACTTCATCACCCACGATCTCACACAGCC ATTCCTTCAGTGTAGTGATCAGGACTCCCCAGATCCTGTCGTCAACTATGAG ctgGTCCTGAGAAAGTGGAGCGAGCTGATTCCCGGTGGAGAGTTTCGCTGTTTTGTCAAAGAAAACAAGCTGATTG CTATCTCCCAGAGAGACTACACTCAGTATTACCAGCACATtctgaagcaggaggagcagatcTGTCAGGCCATACAGGAGTTTTTCAGCCAGCACATCCAGTACAACTTCCTGGACGAAGACT TTGTGTTTGATGTCTACAGAGATAGTCAG GGGAGGGTGTGGCTGATTGACTTGAACCCATTCGGAGAGGTGACAGACTCGCTGCTGTTCAGCTGGAACGAGCTGACATCTGGTGGGGAGATCGCCCAGGAAGGCCCGGCGTTCCGCTACACCACCAGTGAGGTGACGGTGCAGCCCAGCCCTTGTCTGAGCTACAGAATCCCACGGGACTTTGTCGACCTCTCCACGGGAGAAGACGCCTATAAACTCATTGATTTTCTCAAATTG AAGAAAAGCCAACAGGAagagtctgaggaggaggaggaggaaaatgcTGCACAGTGA